Proteins encoded within one genomic window of Humulus lupulus chromosome 1, drHumLupu1.1, whole genome shotgun sequence:
- the LOC133817309 gene encoding uncharacterized protein LOC133817309 encodes MNLGKIFFVGMHLDSDLVMLSLKGIGKLKLMKAASKRRGKILGVQAISHERLLLLFAFCKRCVDVTGAYSALKTELNISLTAIGLLWTTTGFIAKRITHGPVEERETRKGNRYMTSAQQMDSQQRQVHKG; translated from the exons ATGAATTTGGGAAAGATCTTTTTCGTGG GCATGCACTTAGACTCTGATCTAGTGATGTTAAGCTTGAAGGGAATTGGAAAGCTCAAG CTGATGAAG gCTGCCTCCAAGAGAAGAGGCAAAATACTTGGTGTGCAAGCAATCTCTCACGAGAGACTCTTACTTTTGTTTGCAttttgcaagag GTGTGTAGATGTGACTGGAGCTTACAGTGCTCTAAAGACGGAGCTTAACATAAGCTTGACAGCAATAGGTCTTTTGTGGACTACAACTGGCTTTATTGCAAAGAGGATTACACATGGACCTGTGGAAGAAAGGGAAACAAGAAAGGGAAACAGGTATATGACGAGTGcacaacaaatggactcacaacaaagacaagtgcacaaaggatga